The Gossypium hirsutum isolate 1008001.06 chromosome D07, Gossypium_hirsutum_v2.1, whole genome shotgun sequence genome includes the window GGGATATTCTAACCGGTTCCATGGTTCTGTTTTAAAAAAACATTGAACAATCCCATCCAAATAAGGAACTCAATGAAACCTTTGACCTTGATCACCACCATCCTGATTCCTGCATTTCAATCGGGAGAAGATTCAGCGCCACATAATGAGGCAATAAACAAGTCATATTTATAGTCAAAATTAGCTGCTTATGCACTACTAAAGCATTGTAAATTCTTTGATCTCCAATTCATATTGCTGGCGTTCTACAGTAACTGGAACCACATGGAAATGACATTTTGTGTGTGTTTGGCAACCAAGAATATATCATGCTTTTGACTTCCTTGTATAGCCTCAATATTCTCCAACACCAATTTCCCACGTCTTCCTCTATGCTGCTGGCATAATACATATACTTTGACTGAGTATCTACTGACAAAAACACTGAAACCAAAAACACAAATAGGGACTGAATCAAACCCATTTCCCGTAACACCACCGACTTTCATTTCAATAAGTAAACTGGAGAAAATTTGGCCATTCCTAAAGCAGTTGAGTAAATTCAATGCATCAAATTTGTGTCTGCACGTGTACTTCTCAAAAAGTTGTtcattgagtatatatatatatatgtgtgttaaatCTTTCCCTCGGCCGTGACTTGTAGATTCAGACCCAAAAGTTCTTCAGCAAATATTATATTTTGTCATATAGTCATGTTATCCTATACAAATTCTAGTAAAGGCGATGCTGAGCAGCTTAGAAGAGGAACTTGGTCTGCTGAGGAAGACTCTCTCCTAATTCATTATATTGGTCGCCATGGCGAAGGCCACTGGAATTTGCTTGCAAAACGAGCAGGTAACTTAAACTTAGAATCATCATGAGGTGTATTGTAGTGATTGATTATCTTATCATTTAATAATAGGGTTGGGGTTTCGATTCTCACTCATGAGAATTGAGTACATTTAATTGTCAGCTGTTTAACTCTTTGAAAGCATCTGTAACCACAACGAGGGGTTAATCACTGTTTTCGATAGTGGATAACCTGATtacgacaaaaaaaaaaaaacttaaacacaAAATCACCATTCACCTGTCAGATGAAAATAAAATCAACTAAGTTGAACTATATATGTGTGTGTCTTAATAACAAATTTCTGGTTTTGTGTGATAGGGTTGAGGAGAACTGGAAAGAGTTGCAGGCTGAGATGGCTAAATTATCTGAAATCAGATGTTAAGCATGGAAACCTTACTCCACAAGAGGAGTGTTTGATTCTTCAACTCCATTCCAAGTGGGGTAACAGGTAATAACTTCTTTTACCATTTCCCATTCTGCTATTTAGTTGACATTATATGATATTGATTTGTAGGTGGTCAAAGATTGCAAAATATTTACCAGGAAGAACAGACAATGAGATAAAAAACTACTGGAGAACCCGTGTTAATAAACATGCACGTCATCTAAAGATTGATGCTAATAGCACACCATTTCAACATGTTATTCGATGTTGTAATTGGATGCCAAGACTGCTTCCAGAAATGGAATCACTAAACCAAACTTCTCAGCATGATCAAGAATTAATGACAATGGAACAAGTGCCAGTACAGGAGCAGATTTCAGGATCTACGGATATCATGTCAACTATATCCCAAGTTGCAGAGTATCAAACAAGTCCTTTTAGCATCATTAGTAACAATGATGACTACGCACTTGCAAAGAATTGCTATCATGATGATAATATTGATAAAAATTGTTGCTATTACAACTTGGCATCCACATCAGCATTTGAGGATTTTCCATACCTGGTTGGCGACTGCCACAAGCCAGATTATAATTGTGTTAATGATGGTTTTGCAGATGGTCTATGGAGCATGGGGGAACAATGACAACTTAGGGACTTGCATTGAAGGGGAACCCAgccatgttttttttatatataatttttcagCAGCTAAAAGTATCTATTTTGCATTTTGGTCCCAAACTTCTCAGCATAAAACATACTAGTCTACCTCATATTTTCATTGCTTTTCAGTAGCTTCATATTTGTTTCATTTCTCTCTAACAATCCCATTGGCTTGATAATCACATAACCTCCCTTGTTGCATGCTTACCATCTTTGCTTAAGATCTTGGTTGTATCATGCAGTTTCATATTGTTTTTCTTAGTGAACTCAcaatttttctctattttctggTTTGTCCAAGGAAAAGGTGAATCTAGATCGATGTGAGATAACTTCATGAGTACATGCATAGCCAATCGTTTGAGGTTTTCTTTTTTATGTATCATTGGTTAGATATATGCATTTCTTCAAAAAATAGGAATAGGAAAGAATATATATGTACTAAAACAATAACTTTAATGGAGTTAAATGACTAGTATgcattttgattataaattttttcCTTAGTTTTGAAGagctttatttcataattttcataattatttcataattttcataattttgagaactaatatcttttatttatgatttttttttattttttatttttaaaattatttattgacatgtcatattaaataaaataatgttacATTAGTAATGAagggttgtgtaacaccccttacccaagaccgttgccggagtcgagcatgaggcgttacttgacttaacttaaaagttcggagcataaaattttacttttgaaattaatttcactattcacaacaaagctgtctcctgcgcagcagttactaaattaattataactcgagctacgaaactcgaaatttagatccgtaaatttttcctgaaactagactcatatatctttttaccataaatttttcagaattttggttctgccaattattacagtttattagttaaagtctcccctgtttcactaatcaactgtcctgacctctcgtcactaaaatttaattatctcattgtacagacttcatatggtgttctcacttgtttctacagaaaataggctcaataaggaatctataaatataaattaaaacttacaactatttttatacaatttttaatgattttcaaaagtcagaacaggagattccgaaaaccactttgaccttgtctaactaaaatgcaaatatctcagaatacataattcctttgtctacactgttatttttctatgaaaatagactcaataagatttaattctatatctcatccaccctctaattcattttctgctatccttggtgatttttcaaaatcacgtcactactgctggctcaaaactgattcactaccaatttttactttttcacgatttctatgcataatttatcacctagacatttataacaacaagcaccttcatacttagccattttaataactattcatcatcaaatatttgcATATCATCTTTTAgtcataatttaagaatatacaatctAAATGACTAagttcttatacatgccatagctcgaaacatttatcgtcttaaaataccaagttgtggtggttgatagtgtgaccgctctccgacgtcttcaagatcctgactatgcttgataataccatatgaaagaaaagaaataaaaaaagtaagcataaagcttagtaagtttacaagtaaataaataacaacatttaacacaaataatgatatgcaagtatcatgttcttaagtttcctctttacttactctcatttacttgtttatttacttacctatttagatagcttaagatta containing:
- the LOC107956552 gene encoding transcription factor MYB62, with protein sequence MLSYTNSSKGDAEQLRRGTWSAEEDSLLIHYIGRHGEGHWNLLAKRAGLRRTGKSCRLRWLNYLKSDVKHGNLTPQEECLILQLHSKWGNRWSKIAKYLPGRTDNEIKNYWRTRVNKHARHLKIDANSTPFQHVIRCCNWMPRLLPEMESLNQTSQHDQELMTMEQVPVQEQISGSTDIMSTISQVAEYQTSPFSIISNNDDYALAKNCYHDDNIDKNCCYYNLASTSAFEDFPYLVGDCHKPDYNCVNDGFADGLWSMGEQ